A window from Rhea pennata isolate bPtePen1 chromosome 1, bPtePen1.pri, whole genome shotgun sequence encodes these proteins:
- the CHD4 gene encoding chromodomain-helicase-DNA-binding protein 4 isoform X6: MASGIGSPSPCSGGSDDDDMEILLNNTISQHQEPEEEPEEELLSEAETLKIKKKKKPKKLKEPKVPKLSKRQKKELGDSSGEGNEFVEEEEEVLRSDSEGSDYTPGKKKKKKLGPKKEKKNKAKRKEEEEEEEEDDDSKEPKSSAQLLEDWGMEDIDHIFTEEDYRTLTNYKAFSQFVRPLIAAKNPKIAVSKMMMVLGAKWREFSTNNPFKGSSGASVAAAAAAAVAVVESMVTNVDAVLPQPPVDVPLRKAKTKEGKGPNARRKPKASPRIPDMKKPKTKKVAPLKIKLGGFGSKRKRSSSEDDDLDVESDFDDASINSYSVSDGSTSRSSRSRKKLKAGKKKKKGEDDSTVAVDGYETDHQDYCEVCQQGGEIILCDTCPRAYHMVCLDPDMEKAPEGKWSCPHCEKEGIQWEAKEDNSEGEEILEDVVGDAEEEDDHHMEFCRVCKDGGELLCCDACPSSYHIHCLNPPLPEIPNGEWLCPRCTCPPLKGKVQKILIWKWGQPPVGPPPPRPPDSDPNAPPPKPLEGRPERQFFVKWQGMSYWHCSWVSELQLELHCQVMFRNYQRKNDMDEPPSGDFGGEEEKSRKRKNKDPKYAEMEERFYRYGIKPEWMMIHRILNHSVDKKGNVHYLIKWRDLPYDQASWESEDVDIQDYDLYKQAYWNHRELMRGEEGRPGKKLKKVKMRKLERPPDTPTVDPTVKYDRQPEYLDVTGGTLHPYQLEGLNWLRFSWAQGTDTILADEMGLGKTVQTAVFLYSLYKEGHSKGPFLVSAPLSTIINWEREFEMWAPDMYVVTYVGDKDSRAIIRENEFTFEDNAIRGGKKASRMKKEAAVKFHVLLTSYELITIDMAILGSIDWACLIVDEAHRLKNNQSKFFRVLNGYSLQHKLLLTGTPLQNNLEELFHLLNFLTPERFHNLEGFLEEFADIAKEDQIKKLHDMLGPHMLRRLKADVFKNMPSKTELIVRVELSPMQKKYYKYILTRNFEALNARGGGNQVSLLNVVMDLKKCCNHPYLFPVAAMEAPKMPNGMYDGSALIRASGKLLLLQKMLKNLKEGGHRVLIFSQMTKMLDLLEDFLEHEGYKYERIDGGITGNMRQEAIDRFNAPGAQQFCFLLSTRAGGLGINLATADTVIIYDSDWNPHNDIQAFSRAHRIGQNKKVMIYRFVTRASVEERITQVAKKKMMLTHLVVRPGLGSKTGSMSKQELDDILKFGTEELFKDEATEGGDNKEGEDSSVIHYDDKAIERLLDRNQDETEDTELQGMNEYLSSFKVAQYVVREEEMGEEEEVEREIIKQEESVDPDYWEKLLRHHYEQQQEDLARNLGKGKRIRKQVNYNDGSQEDRDWQDDQSDNQSDYSVASEEGDEDFDERSEAARRPSRKGLRNDKDKPLPPLLARVGGNIEVLGFNARQRKAFLNAIMRYGMPPQDAFTTQWLVRDLRGKSEKEFKAYVSLFMRHLCEPGADGAETFADGVPREGLSRQHVLTRIGVMSLIRKKVQEFEHVNGRWSMPELAEIEENKKLSQPSSPSPKTPTPSTPGDTQPNTPAPVPPTEEGIKVEEGASTKEQGESSEPEKELNASSTETEVPMEQCAQSVETPSQEAKSPVNSAEADEKKGEEPEVKERPDEPMEVESKADVEKVEDRTSVEPPLEPPIITLDEKEEKKDDDKRDVVMLQNGEMLKETVDERHKKAVKQRFMFNIADGGFTELHSLWQNEERAATVTKKTYEIWHRRHDYWLLAGIINHGYARWQDIQNDPRYAILNEPFKGEMNRGNFLEIKNKFLARRFKLLEQALVIEEQLRRAAYLNMSEDPSHPSMALNTRFAEVECLAESHQHLSKESMAGNKPANAVLHKVLKQLEELLSDMKADVTRLPATIARIPPVAVRLQMSERNILSRLANRSSEPPPPPPPQQVAQQQ, encoded by the exons ATGGCATCGGGCATTGGATCTCCATCCCCATGCTCAGGGGGCAGTGATGATGATGACATGGAAATTCTGTTGAACAACACTATCTCTCAACATCAAG AGCCTGAAGAAGAGCCAGAAGAAGAGCTTCTGTCAGAGGCTGAAACACTTaagataaagaagaagaagaagcccAAGAAACTAAAGGAACCTAAAGTGCCCAAGCTCAGCAAGCGTCAGAAGAAGGAG ctgGGTGACAGCTCTGGTGAGGGGAATGAGTTTgtggaagaagaagaggaggtgTTGCGCTCTGACAGTGAGGGCAGTGATTATACtcctgggaaaaagaaaaagaagaaattagggcccaagaaggaaaagaaaaacaaagccaaacgcaaggaggaggaagaggaggaagaagaggatgaTGACTCCAAG GAGCCCAAGTCATCTGCTCAGCTCCTGGAGGACTGGGGCATGGAGGATATTGATCATATCTTCACAGAGGAGGATTATCGCACTCTCACCAACTACAAAGCTTTCAGCCAGTTTGTCAG GCCGCTTATTGCAGCCAAGAACCCTAAAATAGCTGTGTCGAAGATGATGATGGTGTTGGGAGCCAAATGGAGGGAGTTCAGCACAAACAACCCCTTCAAAGGAAGTTCAGGTGCATCtgtggcagctgcagcagctgccgcTGTTGCAGTAGTGGAAAGCATGGTGACCAATGTGGATGCTGTTCTGCCGCAACCGCCTGTAGATGTGCCACTCAGAAAAGCCAAGACAAAGGAGGGCAAAg GACCCAATGCCCGGCGGAAGCCAAAGGCTAGTCCTCGTATTCCTGACATGAAGAAACCTAAAACAAAGAAGGTGGCACCTTTGAAAATCAAACTGGGAGGATTTGGTTCTAAGCGTAAAAGATCGTCA AGTGAAGATGATGATCTGGATGTGGAATCTGACTTTGATGATGCCAGTATCAACAGCTACTCTGTTTCAGATGGATCTACAAGCCGCAGTAGCCGCAGTCGCAAAAAACTCAAagctgggaaaaagaaaaagaaag GTGAAGATGACTCCACAGTGGCTGTGGATGGCTATGAGACTGATCACCAGGACTACTGCGAGGTTTGCCAGCAGGGAGGAGAAATTATATTGTGTGATACCTGCCCTCGTGCCTACCATATGGTTTGCCTGGATCCAGACATGGAGAAAGCCCCAGAGGGCAAATGGAGCTGCCCACACTGT GAAAAAGAGGGCATTCAGTGGGAAGCAAAGGAGGATAACTCTGAAGGTGAGGAGATCCTGGAGGATGTTGTGGGGGATGCTGAAGAAGAGGATGACCACCATATGGAGTTCTGTCGAGTCTGCAAGGATGGAGGAGAGCTTCTGTGCTGTGATGCCTGTCCTTCATCCTACCACATCCACTGTCTGAATCCCCCGTTGCCAGAGATTCCCAATGGGGAGTGGCTGTGTCCTCGCTGCACT TGCCCACCTTTGAAAGGAAAGGTGCAGAAGATCTTGATCTGGAAATGGGGCCAGCCCCCAGTTGGCCCCCCACCACCACGTCCACCTGATTCAGACCCTAATGCTCCTCCCCCTAAGCCTCTCGAGGGTCGGCCTGAAAGACAGTTCTTTGTCAAATGGCAAGGCATGTCCTATTGGCACTGCTCTTGGGTGTCAGAGTTGCAG CTGGAGCTGCACTGTCAGGTCATGTTCCGAAACTACCAGCGCAAGAATGATATGGATGAGCCACCCTCGGGGGACtttggaggggaggaggagaaaagccgaaagagaaaaaacaaggacCCCAAATATGCTGAGATGGAGGAGCGCTTCTATCGATATGGGATCAAACCTGAGTGGATGATGATCCACAGGATCCTCAATCATAG TGTGGATAAAAAGGGGAATGTCCATTATTTGATTAAGTGGAGAGACCTACCCTATGACCAGGCATCCTGGGAAAGTGAGGATGTGGATATCCAGGATTATGACCTCTACAAGCAAGCCTACTGGAATCATAG GGAGCTGATGAGAGGTGAAGAGGGCAGACCTGGtaagaaattaaagaaagtGAAGATGCGGAAACTGGAAAGGCCCCCTGATACTCCCACGGTGGAT CCTACAGTGAAGTATGACAGGCAACCAGAGTACCTCGATGTAACAGGGGGAACCTTACATCCCTACCAACTAGAAGGACTGAACTGGCTGCGCTTCTCTTGGGCCCAGGGCACAGATACAATCTTGGCTGATGAAATGGGTCTGGGAAAGACTGTGCAAACAGCTGTGTTCCTATATTCCCTATACAAAGAG GGCCACTCAAAGGGACCTTTTTTGGTGAGTGCCCCACTCTCCACAATCATCAACTGGGAACGAGAATTTGAGATGTGGGCCCCAGATATGTATGTAGTGACTTACGTGGGAGACAAAGACAGCCGGGCCATCATCCGTGAGAATGAATTTACCTTTGAGGATAATGCTATACGTGGAGGCAAAAAGGCATCTAGAATGAAG AAGGAGGCAGCTGTGAAGTTCCATGTACTTCTCACCTCCTATGAACTGATCACAATTGATATGGCCATACTGGGTTCTATTGACTGGGCCTGTCTCATTGTGGATGAAGCTCACAGACTGAAGAACAACCAGTCTAAG TTTTTCCGTGTGCTGAATGGCTACTCCCTCCAGCATAAGCTGTTGCTTACAGGAACTCCTCTGCAGAACAACCTGGAAGAACTGTTCCACCTACTGAACTTCCTGACGCCAGAGAGATTCCA taACTTGGAGGGCTTCCTAGAAGAGTTCGCAGATATTGCCAAGGAAGATCAGATAAAGAAGCTGCATGACATGCTGGGCCCACACATGCTGAGGCGCCTCAAAGCTGATGTTTTCAAGAATATGCCATCTAAGACTGAACTCATTGTCAGAGTGGAGCTGAGCCCCATGCAGAA gaaatattataaatacattttgacaAGAAACTTTGAGGCACTGAACGCACGTGGTGGTGGTAACCAAGTCTCCTTGCTCAATGTTGTTATGGATCTGAAGAAGTGTTGTAACCACCCCTACCTCTTTCCTGTGGCTGCTATG GAAGCTCCAAAAATGCCAAATGGCATGTATGATGGTAGTGCTCTTATTCGAGCATCTGGAAAGCTGTTGCTGCTCCAGAAGATGTTAAAGAATCTTAAGGAAGGAGGTCACAGGGTGCTCATATTCTCACAG ATGACTAAAATGTTGGACCTTCTGGAAGACTTTCTGGAACATGAAGGGTACAAATATGAGCGAATTGATGGAGGAATCACAGGCAACATGCGTCAGGAGGCCATTGATCGCTTCAATG CTCCTGGTGCTCAgcagttctgctttttgctttcaacTCGAGCTGGGGGTCTTGGTATTAACTTGGCTACAGCAGACACCGTGATTATCTATGATTCAGACTGGAATCCCCACAATGACATTCAG GCTTTCAGTCGTGCACATAGAATTGGACAGAACAAGAAAGTGATGATATACCGCTTTGTGACAAGGGCCTCAGTGGAGGAGCGTATCACTCAAGTggccaaaaagaaaatgatgctAACGCATTTAGTAGTGAGGCCAGGGTTGGGCTCAAAGACAGGCTCCATGTCCAAACAGGAACTTGATGACATCCTCAAATTTGGCACTGAAGAACTCTTCAAGGATGAGGCTACCGAGGGGG GGGATAACAAAGAAGGTGAAGACAGCAGTGTCATCCACTATGATGACAAAGCAATTGAGCGTCTGTTAGACAGAAACCAGGATGAAACAGAAGACACAGAACTTCAGGGCATGAATGAATATCTCAGCTCTTTCAAAGTGGCACAGTATGTGGTTCGTGAAGAAGAAATGGGG gaggaagaggaggttgAACGGGAAATCATTAAGCAGGAGGAGTCGGTTGACCCTGATTACTGGGAAAAACTGCTGCGTCACCATTATGAGCAGCAACAAGAAGATCTGGCAAGGAATCTGGGCAAGGGCAAACGTATTCGCAAGCAGGTGAACTACAATGATGGCTCACAGGAGGACAGAG actgGCAGGATGACCAGTCAGATAACCAGTCAGATTATTCAGTTGCTTCTGAAGAAGGAGATGAGGACTTTGATGAGAGGTCTGAAG CAGCTCGTCGGCCTAGCCGCAAAGGCCTGAGAAATGATAAGGACAAGCCTTTGCCTCCCTTGCTTGCTCGCGTGGGAGGGAACATTGAG GTCCTGGGTTTCAATGCCCGCCAGCGAAAAGCCTTCCTTAATGCTATCATGCGCTATGGAATGCCACCTCAGGATGCCTTCACCACTCAGTGGCTTGTTCGAGACCTCCGTGGCAAGTCGGAGAAAGAGTTCAA GGCCTATGTGTCATTGTTCATGCGCCATCTATGTGAACCTGGAGCTGATGGTGCAGAGACCTTTGCAGATGGAGTCCCACGGGAAGGTCTTTCTCGACAGCATGTCCTTACCCGCATTGGTGTCATGTCACTCATACGCAAAAAG GTGCAGGAATTTGAGCATGTGAATGGACGTTGGAGTATGCCTGAACTGGCAGAGATAGAGGAGAACAAGAAACTTTCGCAGCCAAGCTCGCCGTCTCCCAAAACGCCAACCCCTTCGACACCAGGGGATACACAGCCAAATACACCTGCTCCTGTCCCTCCAACTG AAGAGGGAATAAAGGTAGAAGAAGGAGCCAGCACCAAGGAGCAAGGAGAGTCATCTGAACCAGAGAAAGAGCTCAATGCCTCTTCTACTGAAACAGAGGTTCCTATGGAG CAGTGTGCTCAGTCTGTGGAGACACCATCACAGGAAGCAAAATCTCCTGTGAACTCTGCAGaggcagatgaaaaaaaaggagaggaaccAGAGGTGAAGGAAAGACCAGATGAGCCAATGGAAGTGGAGAGCAAAG ctgatGTGGAGAAAGTGGAAGACAGAACGTCTGTTGAGCCACCCCTTGAACCTCCTATAATCACTCTGGATGAAAAGG aagagaaaaaggatgaTGACAAGAGAGATGTGGTGATGCTTCAGAATGGGGAGATGCTGAAAGAGACGGTAGATGAAAGGCACAAGAAGGCAGTAAAGCAGCGCTTCATGTTTAACATAGCTGATGGTGGCTTTACTG AACTACACTCCTTGTGGCAGAACGAAGAGCGGGCTGCAACTGTTACAAAGAAGACCTATGAGATCTGGCATCGGCGTCATGACTACTGGCTCCTTGCTGGGATTATCAA TCATGGCTATGCCCGTTGGCAAGATATTCAGAACGATCCACGTTACGCCATCCTCAATGAACCTTTCAAGGGTGAGATGAACAGGGGCAATTTCCTGGAAATAAAGAATAAGTTCTTGGCAAGGAGGTTTAAG